GTAAGAGGTGTACTGTAGGGGGTGTTCGCTTGACAAAATTTACAAATGTCGTGGAAGTATTTTCAGGAATCCAGGGTGAAGGTCCTATTGTAGGTTACCGTCAGATTTTCATTCGCTTCACAGGCTGCCAGCTCAATTGCCAATATTGTGACACGAATTTTGCGATTCAAGAACAGGCTTTGATTGAAGAGAGCCCAGGACGACGTAATTTCCTAAAGGTATCCAATCCGTTATCCGATTTTGATCTATATACTTTTGTAAAGGTCTTAAATGAACAATTAGAGCATCACTCCATAAGTTTAACGGGCGGTGAACCTCTATTGCACGCAGATTTCTTGCAGTCATTTCTACCAATGGTGCAACCAATAGGGGTCCAAGTCTATCTAGAGACCAACGGGTTATTAACAGAAGAATTACAAAAGGTCCTTCCTTGGATTGATGTCATAGGTATGGATATAAAGCTCGAGAGTGCCACTCAAGAAGTAACACAGTGGGAAGTACATAAAGAATTTTTAGAATTAGCAAAAGACAAAAATGTGTTCGTAAAAGTAGTCTGTTCCGAAAAATCAACTAAAGACGAAATTCAAAGGGTGGCTCGTTTAGTACAAGCAGTTGGTGTTGATATTCCTTTGATTTTGCAGCCAGTGACTGCTTTTCAAAGCTGCCATTCACCAACACCTCAACAAGTGATTGATTTTATGGATACAGCATTACTGACGCATAAGTTAGTGAGAGTGATCCCGCAAACACATGTAATGTTACAGCAATTATAACTGATTTTAGTAATTCGTTTGCATATTTAGCAGGATTTATCATTTTTATGACGAAAACTATACATGAGACTGTATCGGGTGGTGGAATCATGGAAGTACCAATGCAACAGACGAATCTAGAAACAGATAAGGCGAAGCTAGATGCAAAGGGATCTAGAGTTTTAAAATATAAGGATCAGGGAAACAGCATGAGGTTTATATTTTTAACGATGGTATTGTTTGGAGTAGTAATTGCTTTAGTGATGTTTCAAGGCCAGATTACGACCTTATTCACTCAAGATACAGAATATGTAGCCAATCGTGTGGATGTAATTGAAGGGCAAACGATTCGATTAACTCAAAGTGTAAGAGACCAACAGCAAGCAATCCATAGTTTTGAAGTGCGATTTGCAGATAATAAGAATCAAACCGAGCAAAAATTTCAAGAGCTTGAACAGCGCATTCTTCAAATAGAAAAGGAAATGCAAGGCTTTCATCTAGCACAGGTAACTTCTTATAAAGTGAGACCTGGAGACACCCTATGGAGTATCACGGTGCGACATTATGGAACTGGGAAATATATGTTGCCGTTAGCTCAGTATAATAATCTGAGTAATCCACGACATGTTGTTTCTGGCTCAATATTGAAAATACCGCCAGCATCCTATTTTAGTGGGCTTAAAAAATAACAGCAAAGATATATATTATTTGTATAAAAGCTTAGGGATAAACTTGATATAATCGCATGAAATAAGAAGGAATTCAATACCCCAATGAGTTCCTTCTATTCTTATGTCATGACCATAACTATGTAAATGTCCATAGACGACCTTTTGCACATGGTAGGATTCTAATAATTCTATCATTTCATTTCGTTCGTGCTTGTCGTTTGTAGGCATATAGTGGAGCATTACCCAGATTGAATTCGGGTTTAAGCGTTTCGTATATTGTAATGATAACTCTAGCCTTTGTACTTCGCGCTGATATACTTTGCCGTCGTGTTCGGTGAATTCTCTATCGTTTGGGCATACCCAACCACGTGTCCCAGCGATGGCAATCCCGTCTGGTAATAAAATACTATCATTTTGTAGAGCGAAAAACCCCTCACCAAAGTAATTTCTGACTTTGCTCACGGTACTCCACCAATAATCATGATTACCGCGTACAAGTATTTTCTTACCCGGTAGATCCTTGAGATATTCTAGATCAGGGGCTAATTCGTCGAAGTTCATAGCCCACGAAATATCACCAGGAATCAGTACGTAATCATCATTATTAATAAGCTCGTGCCAATGCGCCTGGATTTTCATATGATGATCTACCCAGTGGTTTCCGAAAACATCCATAGGCTTGTCTGTGCCTAATGATAAGTGTAAGTCACTAATACCGTAAATTGCCAATCAATCCACCTCCTTAATCAAACGTTTCCTCTGTTGTCAGCTCCTGCAGAAACCTATTGATATCAACCTCTTGAAAACCCTTTGCGTATAAGTATCGTTTCATGCGACTTGTATATTCCCAGTTTGCATACTTGCTATATTTTTTGTGTGCTTTCATGCCAATGAGCTTCAAGGTAGTTACGTCATGGATGGAATCAAATATATCACGACAGTGATATATTGCTTTCTCAATAATGTCTAAAGAAAACCCTTTTCTTTGTAAATCAAGTAGCACTTTTCGTTTCCATTGTATTGCTGAATGTTTATTGTCTTTTACTATATTGTTTATATAAGAAATTGCGTTTTCTAGTTGCTTGGAATCCGAATATATGG
The window above is part of the Desulfuribacillus stibiiarsenatis genome. Proteins encoded here:
- a CDS encoding 7-carboxy-7-deazaguanine synthase QueE; translation: MTKFTNVVEVFSGIQGEGPIVGYRQIFIRFTGCQLNCQYCDTNFAIQEQALIEESPGRRNFLKVSNPLSDFDLYTFVKVLNEQLEHHSISLTGGEPLLHADFLQSFLPMVQPIGVQVYLETNGLLTEELQKVLPWIDVIGMDIKLESATQEVTQWEVHKEFLELAKDKNVFVKVVCSEKSTKDEIQRVARLVQAVGVDIPLILQPVTAFQSCHSPTPQQVIDFMDTALLTHKLVRVIPQTHVMLQQL
- a CDS encoding LysM peptidoglycan-binding domain-containing protein, translated to MTKTIHETVSGGGIMEVPMQQTNLETDKAKLDAKGSRVLKYKDQGNSMRFIFLTMVLFGVVIALVMFQGQITTLFTQDTEYVANRVDVIEGQTIRLTQSVRDQQQAIHSFEVRFADNKNQTEQKFQELEQRILQIEKEMQGFHLAQVTSYKVRPGDTLWSITVRHYGTGKYMLPLAQYNNLSNPRHVVSGSILKIPPASYFSGLKK
- a CDS encoding metallophosphoesterase, whose amino-acid sequence is MAIYGISDLHLSLGTDKPMDVFGNHWVDHHMKIQAHWHELINNDDYVLIPGDISWAMNFDELAPDLEYLKDLPGKKILVRGNHDYWWSTVSKVRNYFGEGFFALQNDSILLPDGIAIAGTRGWVCPNDREFTEHDGKVYQREVQRLELSLQYTKRLNPNSIWVMLHYMPTNDKHERNEMIELLESYHVQKVVYGHLHSYGHDIRIEGTHWGIEFLLISCDYIKFIPKLLYK